From Euwallacea fornicatus isolate EFF26 chromosome 35, ASM4011564v1, whole genome shotgun sequence, a single genomic window includes:
- the LOC136348811 gene encoding UDP-glucuronic acid decarboxylase 1-like, translating to MTQITIKFKYIVLTGLSFIALLIIILKQLNRDNIAISQAKSDSWKFPEDVEHADYLLKEAIKKIEALEEKIISLEARVPKTYPDVNFLNYLKRKRILITGGAGFVGSHLVDRLMLEGHEVIVVDNFFTGRKRNVEHWIGHENFELIHHDIVNPLFIEVDEIYHLASPASPPHYMHNPVKTIKTNTLGTINILGLARRLNAKILIASTSEVYGDPDIHPQPESYWGHVNPIGPRACYDEGKRVSETLTYAYAKQENMQVRVARIFNTYGPRMHMNDGRVVSNFILQALQNDVITVYGSGEQTRSFQYVSDLVEGLVVLMNSNYSQPVNLGNPVEHTINEFASIIKKLVGGHSKVVHVSEVEDDPQRRRPDIARAKQYLGWEPNVDLNSGLRKTVEYFRQELKRFKYSHINKFKTKKPS from the exons ATGACCCAAATcactattaaatttaaatacatcgTTCTAACCGGCTTATCGTTTATag CTCTCCTGATAATAATCCTCAAACAGCTTAACAGAGATAATATTGCAATTTCCCAAGCCAAATCagattcttggaaatttcctGAAGATGTAGAGCATGCAGATTATTTACTAAAAGAAGctatcaaaaaaattgaggcCCTGGAAGAAAAGATAATTTCATTAGAAGCCAGAGTCCCAAAAACATACCCTgatgtcaattttttaaattatttgaaaaggaaaagaatTTTG ATTACGGGTGGTGCTGGATTTGTTGGTTCTCATTTGGTGGATAGACTTATGCTTGAAGGTCATGAAGTGATAGTAGTCGATAACTTCTTCACTGGCAGAAAGCGCAATGTTGAGCACTGGATAGgtcatgaaaattttgagcTAATACATCACGATATTGTAAACCCTCTTTTTATTGAAGTGGATGAGATTTATCATTTAGCAAGCCCTGCAAGTCCACCTCATTACATGCATAATCCTGTGAAAACTATCAAAACCAATACTCTAGGAACAATTAATATATTAG GTTTAGCTAGGAGACTTAATGCAAAAATCTTAATTGCAAGTACTTCTGAGGTTTATGGAGACCCTGATATTCATCCCCAGCCAGAAAGTTATTGGGGACATGTCAATCCCATAG GGCCTAGAGCCTGCTATGATGAGGGAAAACGAGTGTCTGAGACACTCACCTATGCCTATGCAAAGCAGGAAAATATGCAGGTCAGAGTGGCTCGCATTTTCAATACCTATGGGCCTAGAATGCATATGAATGATGGACGAGTAGTGTCTAACTTTATTTTACAGGCATTGCAAAATGATGTCATTACA GTATATGGTTCAGGGGAACAAACTAGGTCTTTCCAATATGTCTCAGATTTAGTTGAGGGTTTGGTGGTTTTAatgaattcaaattattcacaaCCTGTAAATTTGGGCAATCCTGTAGAGCATACGATTAATG AGTTTGCCTCAATTATAAAAAAGCTGGTAGGGGGGCACAGTAAAGTTGTTCATGTAAGTGAAGTGGAAGATGATCCTCAAAGAAGGAGGCCAGATATTGCTAGAGCTAAACAATATTTGGGGTGGGAACCAAATGTGGATTTGAACAGTGGGCTTCGTAAGACTGTGGAGTACTTTCGTCAGGAATTGAAACGGTTTAAATACTCACATATTAACAAATTCAAGACTAAAAAACCCAGCTAG
- the LOC136348815 gene encoding GPALPP motifs-containing protein 1 isoform X1 — protein MMNVTPVLPLTYFKVKTKMAENELSDSDQEPRFSKTVAESKFIGPTIPSQIHSEINKLEAAIGPQLSPNLVKIYVDETQSFGPKLPPHLLNKTAPLSETIDARNIGPTLPPHVRKQFENQDYSVGGWEKPEDDDDDESYGPLPPGMSKKSAVHTALEERALQMRINNLEPDKQEPTRESWMIELPEAKAATFGLGPRQFRKKAGPDMSDRSAWTDIPGEKSKGKKEEKKLDFKAEAERRELEKRDTEFDLLSKKHKRKSDKSLVELHQEKIKKDNNEGASSSKERRPFNRDLDLQVNKFDEAQKRAVLKKAQLLDDRFSSGKAKYL, from the exons ATGATGAATGTTACACCAGTGTTACCATTGACATATTTCAAAGTAAAAACCAAAATGGCGGAAAATGAATTATCG GACTCTGATCAAGAACCTCGTTTCTCCAAAACAGTtgcagaatcgaaatttattgGACCAACAATACCTTCACAAATTCAttctgaaattaataaattagaagCTGCAATAGGCCCCCAATTGTCGCCTAATTTAGTGAAAATTTACGTTGACGAAACTCAGTCATTTGGTCCCAAACTCCCTCCACATTTACTTAACAAAACTGCGCCGCTGTCAGAAACCATTGATGCCAGGAATATAGGACCAACTTTACCTCCTCATGtaagaaaacaatttgaaaatcagGATTACTCAGTTGGAGGTTGGGAAAAGCCTGAAGATGATGACGATGATGAGTCTTATGGGCCATTGCCACCTGGCATGTCCAAGAAGTCAGCAGTTCACACTGCTTTGGAGGAAAGAGCTCTTCAGATGCGGATTAATAATCTTGAACCAGATAAGCAGGAACCAACTAGGGAATCGTGGATGATCGAATTGCCCGAAGCAAAAGCTGCTACTTTCGGTCTTGGACCCCGGCAATTTAGGAAGAAAGCGGGGCCTGATATGTCTGACAG GTCAGCTTGGACTGATATCCCTGGTGAGAAAAGTAAAGGTAAGAAGGAGGAGAAAAAGTTGGATTTTAAGGCAGAGGCAGAACGAAGAGAATTGGAGAAAAGGGACACTGAATTTGATTTGTTATCTAAGAAGCACAAAAGGAAATCGGATAAAAGTTTGGTGGAGTTGCAtcaagagaaaattaaaaaggataATAATGAG GGTGCTAGTAGTTCTAAAGAACGCAGACCATTTAACAGAGATTTGGATTTGCAAGTGAATAAATTTGATGAGGCCCAGAAAAGGGCGGTTCTCAAAAAAGCGCAACTTTTGGACGATAGATTTTCATCTGGGAAAGCCAAATATTTGTAG
- the LOC136348813 gene encoding phosphatidate cytidylyltransferase, mitochondrial: MSLTKITIVPPIYQRIMAKFPQNFTFGFAYGSGVKKQFNSDGKENMIDLIFAVKDPIAWHEANLHMNSSHYSGLKYFGHDFISRYQRNFGAKVYFNTLVHIDDSLVKYGVVATEDIITDLLEWSDLYLAGRLHKPVEIIKKPLDSELETALQLNLQSAVHAALLTLPESFSEYEFYHSICNLSYLGDFRMVFGENRNKVDNIVKAQIPGFRNLYKPFLLHLHDYVDFPVLKLDDKKTAGNSDLVEYCAQDISPLAKLHHLNQLPRWPQKLLTRYWNKGNFRQDTEDVLRAIAYDPDCSTIVSQRINEIVWNSSVSQSLKSIFTAGMVKSIKYSSRKIKKMVL; the protein is encoded by the coding sequence ATGTCTCtcacaaaaattacaattgtTCCCCCAATTTACCAGCGCATTATGGcaaaatttccacaaaatttCACCTTCGGTTTTGCCTACGGATCTGGggtgaaaaaacaatttaacagCGATGGAAAGGAAAATATGATAGATCTAATATTTGCGGTTAAAGACCCAATAGCCTGGCATGAAGCAAACTTGCATATGAACTCATCACATTATAGTGGTCTCAAGTATTTCGGTCACGATTTCATTAGCCGCTACCAAAGAAACTTCGGAGCAAAAGTGTATTTTAATACTCTGGTGCATATAGATGACTCTTTGGTTAAATATGGTGTTGTGGCAACTGAGGACATTATCACAGACTTGCTTGAATGGTCAGACTTGTATTTAGCTGGACGTTTGCATAAGCCTGtggagataattaaaaaacctcTTGATAGTGAGTTGGAAACAGCCCTACAGTTGAACTTGCAATCAGCTGTACATGCAGCACTTTTGACTCTTCCAGAATCTTTCAGTGAATATGAGTTTTATCAttcaatttgtaatttaagtTACCTAGGGGATTTTCGTATGGTTTTCGGTGAAAATAGAAACAAAGTGGACAATATAGTAAAGGCTCAAATACCAGGATTcagaaatttatataaaccCTTTCTTTTACATCTTCATGATTATGTAGATTTTCCTGTATTGAAATTAGATGATAAGAAAACTGCTGGCAACTCTGATTTAGTAGAATATTGCGCGCAAGACATAAGTCCCTTGGCAAAGCTTCATCATTTGAACCAACTTCCAAGATGGCCCCAGAAACTGCTGACCAGATATTGGAATAAGGGCAATTTCAGGCAGGATACAGAGGACGTTTTGCGAGCAATTGCTTATGACCCAGACTGCAGCACTATAGTTAGCCAAAGAATTAATGAGATTGTCTGGAACTCTTCAGTTAGTCAAAGTTTAAAGAGCATTTTTACAGCAGGGATGGTGAAAAGTATTAAATACAGTAGTagaaagattaaaaaaatggttttgtga
- the LOC136348815 gene encoding GPALPP motifs-containing protein 1 isoform X2, whose product MVRDSDSDSDQEPRFSKTVAESKFIGPTIPSQIHSEINKLEAAIGPQLSPNLVKIYVDETQSFGPKLPPHLLNKTAPLSETIDARNIGPTLPPHVRKQFENQDYSVGGWEKPEDDDDDESYGPLPPGMSKKSAVHTALEERALQMRINNLEPDKQEPTRESWMIELPEAKAATFGLGPRQFRKKAGPDMSDRSAWTDIPGEKSKGKKEEKKLDFKAEAERRELEKRDTEFDLLSKKHKRKSDKSLVELHQEKIKKDNNEGASSSKERRPFNRDLDLQVNKFDEAQKRAVLKKAQLLDDRFSSGKAKYL is encoded by the exons ATGGTGCGTGATTCAGATTct GACTCTGATCAAGAACCTCGTTTCTCCAAAACAGTtgcagaatcgaaatttattgGACCAACAATACCTTCACAAATTCAttctgaaattaataaattagaagCTGCAATAGGCCCCCAATTGTCGCCTAATTTAGTGAAAATTTACGTTGACGAAACTCAGTCATTTGGTCCCAAACTCCCTCCACATTTACTTAACAAAACTGCGCCGCTGTCAGAAACCATTGATGCCAGGAATATAGGACCAACTTTACCTCCTCATGtaagaaaacaatttgaaaatcagGATTACTCAGTTGGAGGTTGGGAAAAGCCTGAAGATGATGACGATGATGAGTCTTATGGGCCATTGCCACCTGGCATGTCCAAGAAGTCAGCAGTTCACACTGCTTTGGAGGAAAGAGCTCTTCAGATGCGGATTAATAATCTTGAACCAGATAAGCAGGAACCAACTAGGGAATCGTGGATGATCGAATTGCCCGAAGCAAAAGCTGCTACTTTCGGTCTTGGACCCCGGCAATTTAGGAAGAAAGCGGGGCCTGATATGTCTGACAG GTCAGCTTGGACTGATATCCCTGGTGAGAAAAGTAAAGGTAAGAAGGAGGAGAAAAAGTTGGATTTTAAGGCAGAGGCAGAACGAAGAGAATTGGAGAAAAGGGACACTGAATTTGATTTGTTATCTAAGAAGCACAAAAGGAAATCGGATAAAAGTTTGGTGGAGTTGCAtcaagagaaaattaaaaaggataATAATGAG GGTGCTAGTAGTTCTAAAGAACGCAGACCATTTAACAGAGATTTGGATTTGCAAGTGAATAAATTTGATGAGGCCCAGAAAAGGGCGGTTCTCAAAAAAGCGCAACTTTTGGACGATAGATTTTCATCTGGGAAAGCCAAATATTTGTAG